In Candidatus Kryptobacter tengchongensis, the following are encoded in one genomic region:
- a CDS encoding Outer membrane receptor proteins, mostly Fe transport, with protein sequence MYRKLLVLSLLLILPGLVLAQVGKIAGKVVDRETKEPLIGANVIIEGTTLGASTDLNGNYVILNVPPGIYTVKASYVGYQTITVRNVRVTVGLTTEVNFELPSEAIQVPTVEVVAERPLIQKNATNEIRVVRSEDVQNMPLRGYTSVVAIQTGVVQVGGTIYVRGGRSEEVAYYVDGVYFNNPYNYARTGEVVTTAIEEVSYQAGGFNAEYGYAMSGVVVTTTKTGGTKYSATLELITDEYGGFFRSKETGNPNFHKKNVLTGAYSQGYSLYSISLGGPLIPGYDKIRFFGALERTFMRNRRPSFYDGVQATVVEGQDTFNINIPAGLLRGNSTSRWLFNGNVVFDFKPFNLRIGGTSFFRTDRVYIHSYSAYNYDRMPREEETTHGYYAKLTHTISASTFYTLMFSWYRTFIESGDNIWWDDIESYGDKNKNPQLRDWGRNQPFRPFSLFAQANTVYPNYSKNLSSYVGVKFDILHQIGRVHEIKAGFDLRYNTIRVYGLRALDIANNRRNNPTGSNENIYQTAFVNTLGYDVTGKTEVNTGRNGAKHPIVGAAYIQDKIELPELILNLGLRVDYINPNTDQLVDPTKIILESKGDWYDMADANFKASKPYYIFAPRLGISFPVTDRTVFHAQYGVFSQAPQLNLFYTSTILFAQYIRSGNYIRAGNPNLRPPKTIAYEVGFAQQITRNASFDITAYYKETRDLIQIQNILATPTAYAMYVNGDYGTIKGLSFSFNLRRTNRVAAVVNYTLQYAAGTGSAATTNFNIAWLGGNFPTFVAPLDFDQRHTGSINVDFRTEKGDGPTVFGIKPFEYLGINLLFRFGSGLPYTPVEYRSYIYGPGWQIPRAAVNSGYGPWTSQLDLKIDRAIRFGRVNFDIYLWVINLFDSKNVLSVYNSTGLPDADGWFRTPEGATWAENNGPEAVKLYNYMLAHPYNFGEPRQVRFGIRIDL encoded by the coding sequence ATGTACCGCAAATTATTAGTTTTGTCACTTTTATTAATTTTGCCAGGATTGGTTTTGGCTCAGGTTGGTAAGATTGCTGGTAAAGTCGTTGACAGGGAAACAAAGGAGCCATTAATTGGGGCAAATGTGATAATTGAGGGGACAACGCTCGGTGCTTCAACTGACCTCAATGGTAACTATGTTATTTTAAATGTTCCGCCGGGAATTTACACTGTTAAGGCAAGTTATGTCGGTTATCAAACGATCACTGTTAGAAATGTTAGAGTAACTGTTGGGTTGACAACAGAAGTTAATTTTGAACTGCCAAGTGAAGCTATCCAGGTTCCAACTGTAGAAGTTGTAGCTGAAAGACCTTTGATTCAGAAGAACGCTACAAATGAAATAAGGGTTGTGCGTTCAGAAGATGTTCAGAACATGCCATTGCGTGGTTATACAAGCGTTGTTGCAATTCAAACTGGCGTTGTTCAGGTAGGTGGGACAATATATGTAAGAGGTGGGAGAAGTGAAGAGGTTGCGTACTATGTTGATGGTGTTTACTTCAACAACCCATATAACTATGCGAGAACTGGTGAAGTTGTTACAACGGCGATTGAGGAGGTATCCTATCAAGCGGGTGGCTTTAACGCTGAATATGGTTATGCGATGTCAGGTGTGGTTGTTACAACGACGAAGACTGGAGGTACGAAATATTCCGCAACGCTTGAATTAATCACAGATGAATATGGTGGCTTCTTTAGAAGCAAAGAGACAGGAAACCCGAACTTTCATAAGAAAAATGTTTTAACAGGAGCATATTCCCAGGGTTATAGCCTTTATTCAATCAGCCTTGGTGGTCCATTGATCCCAGGATATGATAAGATAAGGTTCTTTGGAGCGCTTGAGAGAACATTTATGAGAAATAGAAGACCATCGTTCTACGATGGAGTGCAGGCTACAGTTGTTGAAGGGCAGGATACATTTAATATCAATATACCTGCTGGGCTTTTAAGAGGTAATTCAACTTCAAGGTGGTTATTTAATGGAAACGTCGTGTTTGATTTCAAACCATTTAATCTGAGAATAGGTGGAACTTCATTCTTCAGGACCGATAGGGTTTACATACATTCATATTCTGCATATAACTATGATAGAATGCCAAGGGAGGAAGAAACCACACATGGATATTATGCGAAGTTAACACATACAATTTCCGCTTCAACATTTTATACATTGATGTTTAGCTGGTATAGGACATTTATAGAATCCGGTGATAACATCTGGTGGGATGACATTGAATCATATGGAGATAAGAATAAGAATCCACAACTTAGAGATTGGGGTAGAAATCAGCCATTTAGACCATTCTCACTTTTTGCGCAGGCGAATACAGTTTATCCAAACTACTCAAAGAATCTTTCAAGCTATGTTGGGGTAAAATTTGACATTTTACATCAGATTGGAAGAGTGCATGAGATTAAAGCAGGATTTGATTTGAGATATAATACGATTAGGGTTTATGGATTAAGGGCACTTGATATAGCAAATAATAGAAGAAACAACCCAACTGGTTCAAATGAAAATATCTATCAAACAGCTTTTGTGAATACGCTTGGTTATGATGTGACTGGCAAGACCGAAGTTAACACGGGTAGAAATGGAGCTAAGCATCCAATTGTTGGTGCAGCATATATTCAAGATAAGATTGAGTTGCCCGAGTTGATTTTAAATCTTGGCTTGCGTGTTGATTATATCAACCCAAATACAGATCAACTTGTTGATCCTACTAAGATCATACTTGAGTCAAAGGGTGATTGGTATGATATGGCAGATGCTAACTTTAAAGCATCAAAGCCTTATTATATCTTTGCTCCGAGATTAGGTATCTCATTCCCAGTTACTGATAGGACGGTATTCCATGCTCAGTATGGCGTGTTTAGCCAGGCGCCTCAGTTGAATTTATTCTATACAAGCACGATATTGTTTGCCCAGTATATCAGATCTGGTAACTATATCCGCGCAGGTAATCCAAACTTGAGACCACCCAAAACGATTGCCTATGAGGTTGGATTTGCTCAGCAGATAACAAGAAATGCAAGCTTTGACATCACAGCTTATTACAAGGAAACAAGGGACCTTATTCAAATTCAAAATATCCTTGCAACACCAACAGCATATGCAATGTATGTAAATGGTGACTATGGGACGATCAAGGGATTATCGTTTAGCTTTAACCTGAGGCGTACAAACAGAGTTGCGGCGGTTGTTAATTATACGCTCCAGTATGCAGCTGGAACTGGTTCAGCAGCGACAACAAACTTTAACATTGCATGGCTTGGTGGAAACTTCCCGACATTTGTTGCACCACTTGATTTTGATCAGCGTCATACTGGTAGCATAAATGTTGATTTCAGGACTGAAAAGGGTGATGGACCAACTGTTTTCGGAATCAAGCCATTTGAGTATCTTGGAATTAACCTTCTGTTTAGATTTGGTAGCGGATTACCATATACACCAGTTGAATACAGAAGCTATATCTATGGTCCAGGATGGCAAATTCCAAGAGCAGCTGTTAACTCGGGCTATGGTCCCTGGACAAGCCAACTTGATTTGAAGATTGATAGAGCGATTAGATTTGGAAGGGTTAACTTTGATATTTATCTCTGGGTTATTAACCTGTTTGACAGCAAGAATGTTTTGAGCGTGTACAATTCAACTGGTTTGCCGGACGCAGATGGATGGTTCAGAACTCCTGAGGGTGCTACATGGGCAGAGAATAACGGTCCAGAGGCAGTGAAATTGTATAACTATATGCTTGCGCACCCATATAACTTTGGTGAGCCAAGACAGGTAAGGTTTGGAATTCGCATTGATCTGTAG
- a CDS encoding D-3-phosphoglycerate dehydrogenase: MKILITDPIEESCVNILKSEGFTVDLKPGITKDEIKRIINDYVALIVRSGTRVTADIINEAKNLKIIGRAGAGVDNIDVDAATRRGIIVMNTPGGNTISTAEHTMSLILALARNIPQACEDLKSGNWNRKKFIGVELYGKTIGIIGLGRIGREVAIRCKAFGMNVIGYDPVVSSEVARKFGVELVAELDEIYRRSDFITVHVPLNEETRGMIGKNELLKCKRGVRIINCARGGIIDEMALLEAIESGHVAGAALDVFSEEPPPKDHPLIKHPKVIVTPHLGAATEEAQEKVAVQIAQQIVDALKERAIVGAVNAEILQLAMNEVIKPYLLLAEKIGLFQAQILKGKVKSVTGIFVGEMLKNSSQILISAFLKGMLNYLMSEPVNYINAPVIAREIGLSVSEKVSDDSGNYTHLLRFEVKTDKETKTVSGTVFGNNDIRIVGVDEFHFEFKPEGILIVYSNIDKPGMLASVSSILARSEINIAGLSLGRYGVGQKALTVMSVDNEIPQNVLREISSIDGIFDVKIVKL; this comes from the coding sequence ATGAAAATTTTAATCACAGATCCGATTGAAGAAAGCTGTGTTAATATCTTAAAAAGCGAGGGATTCACGGTTGATTTGAAGCCAGGTATCACAAAAGATGAAATTAAAAGAATAATTAACGATTATGTTGCTTTAATAGTGAGAAGCGGAACGAGGGTGACAGCAGACATTATAAATGAAGCGAAGAATTTGAAGATAATTGGTCGTGCAGGTGCGGGGGTTGACAACATTGATGTTGATGCAGCTACAAGGCGTGGGATAATCGTGATGAACACCCCTGGGGGAAATACGATATCTACGGCGGAACATACTATGAGTTTAATTCTTGCCCTCGCAAGGAACATACCTCAGGCATGTGAAGATTTAAAGTCTGGAAACTGGAACAGGAAGAAATTTATAGGTGTGGAGCTTTATGGTAAAACGATCGGGATAATTGGACTTGGACGGATAGGTCGTGAGGTTGCGATACGGTGTAAGGCTTTTGGAATGAATGTAATTGGTTATGATCCCGTGGTTTCATCCGAAGTCGCCAGGAAGTTCGGTGTTGAACTTGTTGCGGAACTTGATGAGATCTATAGGAGAAGCGATTTTATAACCGTTCATGTTCCTTTAAATGAAGAAACTCGTGGGATGATAGGGAAAAATGAACTTTTAAAGTGCAAGCGTGGAGTTAGAATAATAAACTGCGCTCGCGGTGGTATAATTGATGAAATGGCTTTGCTTGAAGCAATTGAATCTGGGCATGTTGCTGGTGCTGCGCTTGATGTTTTTTCTGAAGAACCTCCACCTAAAGATCATCCGCTGATAAAACATCCGAAAGTCATAGTTACACCACATCTTGGTGCAGCTACAGAGGAAGCACAGGAAAAAGTCGCAGTTCAAATTGCCCAACAAATTGTTGATGCCCTTAAGGAACGTGCGATCGTTGGGGCAGTAAACGCCGAAATTTTACAACTTGCGATGAATGAGGTAATAAAACCTTATCTTTTACTTGCTGAAAAAATCGGTCTATTCCAAGCACAGATTTTAAAGGGTAAGGTAAAGAGTGTTACGGGCATTTTTGTTGGTGAAATGCTTAAAAATTCATCACAGATATTAATTTCAGCATTTTTGAAGGGGATGTTAAATTACCTTATGAGCGAGCCAGTAAATTATATTAATGCACCTGTTATAGCAAGAGAGATAGGTTTAAGTGTGAGCGAAAAGGTAAGTGATGATAGCGGGAATTATACACATCTTTTGAGGTTTGAGGTTAAAACCGATAAGGAAACTAAAACTGTTTCTGGGACAGTGTTTGGAAATAATGACATAAGAATTGTTGGGGTTGATGAATTCCATTTTGAATTCAAGCCTGAGGGAATTTTGATTGTTTATTCAAATATTGATAAACCTGGAATGCTTGCATCTGTGAGCTCAATTCTTGCTCGTTCAGAAATTAACATAGCAGGTCTTTCCCTTGGAAGATATGGCGTTGGACAGAAGGCGTTGACCGTGATGAGTGTTGATAATGAAATTCCGCAGAATGTTTTACGTGAGATTTCATCAATAGATGGGATTTTTGATGTCAAAATTGTGAAGTTATAA